A segment of the Rattus rattus isolate New Zealand chromosome 4, Rrattus_CSIRO_v1, whole genome shotgun sequence genome:
GTCCCAGATCCAGGAGTTCAAAGAGGCCTTCAACATGATCGACCAGAACCGGGACGGCTTCATTGACAAGGGGGACCTGCACAACATGCTGGCGTCTCTGGGGAAGAACCCCACCGACGCCTACCTGGACGCCATGATGAACGAGGCTCCGGGCCCCATCAATTTCACCATGTTCCTCACCATGTTTGGAGAGAAGCTGAATGGCACCGACCCAGAGGACGTCATCAGAAACGCCTTCGCTTGCTTCGATGAGGAAGCCACAGGCACCATCCAGGAGGATTACCTGAGGGAGCTGCTGACTACCATGGGCGACCGcttcacagatgaggaagtggATGAGCTGTACAGGGAGGCCCCCATGGACAAAAAGGGGAATTTCAACTACATCGAGTTCACGCGCATCCTCAAGCACGGAGCGAAAGACAAAGATGACTGAAGGGCTGCAGCTGACATTCCTGTTGAGTTTCCTTATTCACTTCATGTCTCAGACATGCACCCCTATAAGACCTACTGCGGGCCACTTAGTTTCACAGCCTTCcctcttttttaatgtatttattccaGACCCTTTCTGCCACTTAGCATGTATATAATCAGACTGGAACGGGGACAATGTTGTAAATTGTACTGAAAATgagatgcaaataaaaaaaaataaaccaacgtggggaaaaaaaaaaaaaaaagaaaggaagagggccACTGGGCCAGGGAGTGCCCCAAGAAAAAgaagcctattcaaaccatcgccttcaaagataaaaataaagatgagaaatgGGTCAAGGGGCTCAGACCCCCTCCCTGAGCCCAGGGTAACCCTACAAGTAGAAGGGAAACCCACCAGCATCCTTGTAGATTGTGGGGCTCAACATTCTGTCTTGCTAAAGCCTGAAGGTAAAGTTTCTTCAAAAAGATCCTGGGTTCCAGGGGCAACAGGAATTAAATAGCActcatggactacccgaagaactTGGGAGTAGGCAAGGTAAGCCACACGTTCCTTGTTGTGCCTAAATGCCCCTACTCCCTCTTGGGGAGAGATTTGTTGACATAAATGAGGACACAACTACATTTCTGCCCAGAAGGAGCCAATTAGATTAGATTCAGAAGGGAAGCCTATTCATGTCGTGAGCACCACTCTAGCTGAAGAATACCAGTTGTTCAAGCCCCTCCCCACCGCAGAGGACAAAATTATTACTTGGCTAGAGAGATAGGAGGAGTCAAGACGTCTAGGCATTGGACCCCAATTTGGATTGAGCGCAAGTCAGGGGCTGAGGCTGTGTGGGTCTGATAGTACCTCGTGCTTCTGATTGCCAGGGAAGGTATGGGATACCCCATATCAGGAGGTATTAAGTGAAGGGATTCTGAGACATGATATTGACCTGGAATACCTCCTTCCTGACAGTCAAGAAGCCGGAACTAATGATTATTGACCAGTATGAGACTTAAGAAAGgtaaattaggggttggggatttagctcagtggtagagcgcttgcctagcaagcacaaggccctgggttcggtccccagctccgaaaaaaatgaaaagaaaaaaaaaaaaagaaaggtaaattaACAGGTTATAGATAACCAACCAATAGTTCCTAATCCTCCTGAGTGCAGTTCCTCCTGGCAAACAGTACTGGATTTAAAGGATGCCTTCCTCAGCCTGTGAATGGCATGATCCAGGGTTTCAGATGAGCAGACAGCTGACTTTGACTCA
Coding sequences within it:
- the LOC116898067 gene encoding myosin regulatory light chain 12B-like; amino-acid sequence: MFDQSQIQEFKEAFNMIDQNRDGFIDKGDLHNMLASLGKNPTDAYLDAMMNEAPGPINFTMFLTMFGEKLNGTDPEDVIRNAFACFDEEATGTIQEDYLRELLTTMGDRFTDEEVDELYREAPMDKKGNFNYIEFTRILKHGAKDKDD